A stretch of the Brevundimonas sp. MF30-B genome encodes the following:
- a CDS encoding exo-beta-N-acetylmuramidase NamZ domain-containing protein, protein MKFGLDRLLSDPALRAPLAGRRVALLAHPASVTADLTHAVDALAACPEITLTAAFGPQHGMKGDLQDNMMESPDYRDPVHGFPVFSLYGDVRRPRDEWMGEFDVLLVDLQDLGCRIYTYVTTLLYVLEAAAKHGKTVWVLDRPNPAGRPVEGLTLKPGFKSFVGAGPMPMRHGLTMGELGRWFIDHFGLDVDYRVIEMQGYDPEAGPGFGWPLGRREWVNPSPNAPNLSMARAYAGTVMLEGATLSEGRGTTRPLELFGAPDIDARAVIAEMQALAPDWLGGCVLRDMWFQPTFHKHVGQLCSGVQIHVEGPWYEHKAFKPWRVQALGFKAIRRLYGDYDLWRDFPYEYAFGRLAIDTINGGPGLREWVDDAEATPGDLDTLTVPDERAWEEARRPHLIY, encoded by the coding sequence ATGAAGTTCGGCCTCGATCGTCTGTTGTCCGATCCGGCGCTGCGGGCGCCGCTGGCCGGGCGGCGCGTGGCGCTGCTGGCCCATCCGGCCTCGGTCACGGCGGACTTGACCCATGCGGTGGATGCGCTGGCGGCCTGCCCGGAGATCACCCTGACCGCCGCCTTCGGCCCGCAGCACGGAATGAAGGGCGATCTGCAGGACAACATGATGGAGAGCCCGGACTATCGCGATCCGGTCCACGGCTTTCCGGTGTTCAGCCTGTATGGCGACGTGCGCCGCCCGCGCGACGAGTGGATGGGCGAGTTCGACGTCCTGCTGGTCGATCTGCAGGACCTGGGGTGCCGCATATACACCTATGTCACGACGCTGCTGTACGTGCTTGAGGCGGCGGCCAAGCACGGCAAGACGGTGTGGGTGCTGGACCGACCCAATCCGGCCGGGCGGCCGGTCGAGGGGCTGACGCTGAAGCCGGGGTTCAAAAGCTTCGTCGGCGCCGGACCCATGCCGATGCGGCACGGCCTGACCATGGGCGAGCTGGGCCGCTGGTTCATCGACCACTTCGGCCTGGACGTGGACTATCGCGTTATCGAGATGCAGGGCTATGACCCCGAGGCCGGGCCCGGCTTCGGCTGGCCGCTGGGCCGGCGGGAATGGGTCAATCCCAGCCCCAATGCGCCGAACCTCAGCATGGCGCGCGCCTATGCCGGGACGGTTATGCTCGAGGGTGCCACGCTGTCGGAGGGGCGCGGCACGACCCGCCCGCTGGAGCTGTTCGGGGCACCCGACATCGATGCGCGGGCGGTGATCGCTGAGATGCAGGCGCTGGCGCCCGACTGGCTGGGCGGCTGCGTCTTGCGCGACATGTGGTTCCAGCCGACCTTCCACAAACACGTCGGCCAGCTGTGCTCGGGCGTGCAGATCCATGTCGAGGGGCCTTGGTACGAGCATAAGGCCTTCAAGCCGTGGCGGGTTCAGGCGCTGGGGTTCAAGGCGATCCGGCGGCTTTACGGCGACTACGACCTGTGGCGCGACTTCCCCTATGAATACGCCTTCGGCCGCCTGGCGATCGACACCATCAACGGCGGGCCGGGCCTGCGCGAGTGGGTGGACGACGCAGAGGCCACGCCGGGTGATCTGGACACCCTGACCGTGCCCGACGAGCGGGCGTGGGAAGAGGCCCGCAGACCACACCTGATCTACTAG
- a CDS encoding DOMON-like domain-containing protein, with product MRLALIPHPSTAEVGGLTLEVEVRRAGRMLSLEYAVGGPVETVRWPQRAARVRTDGLWRTTCFEAFVGAGAGYAEANLSPSGAWALYKFDGYRDGMRAVEAPAPFTVVRQAPGRAVLTADVKLPPEATGPIGLCAVIERWDGAISYWALAHPSDKPDFHHPESFALELP from the coding sequence ATGCGTCTTGCCCTTATTCCGCACCCGAGCACGGCCGAAGTCGGCGGACTGACGCTGGAGGTCGAGGTGCGTCGGGCGGGGCGGATGCTGAGCCTGGAGTATGCGGTCGGGGGACCGGTAGAGACGGTGCGCTGGCCGCAGAGGGCTGCGCGTGTTCGCACCGACGGGCTGTGGCGGACGACCTGTTTCGAAGCGTTCGTGGGGGCGGGCGCCGGCTATGCCGAGGCGAACCTGTCGCCATCGGGGGCGTGGGCGCTCTACAAATTTGACGGCTATCGGGACGGGATGCGAGCGGTCGAGGCGCCGGCGCCGTTCACCGTCGTGCGTCAGGCGCCGGGGCGGGCGGTGCTGACGGCCGATGTGAAACTGCCGCCCGAGGCGACGGGGCCGATCGGGCTGTGCGCGGTGATCGAGCGGTGGGACGGGGCGATCAGCTATTGGGCGCTGGCCCATCCGTCGGATAAGCCGGACTTCCACCATCCTGAGTCCTTCGCGCTGGAGCTGCCATGA
- a CDS encoding ETC complex I subunit: protein MLARIYRPAKTAMQSGKAKSLAWRLEFEPASARTIDPLMGWTSSSDMNGQVRLTFDTAEEAVAYAERHGIPFRLHEPQEPPVIIKAYADNFAPNRKQSWTH from the coding sequence ATGCTCGCCCGCATCTACAGACCGGCCAAGACGGCGATGCAGTCGGGCAAGGCCAAGAGCCTGGCCTGGCGGCTGGAGTTCGAACCGGCGTCGGCCCGGACCATCGACCCGTTGATGGGCTGGACCAGCTCGTCAGACATGAACGGCCAGGTCCGCCTGACCTTCGACACGGCAGAGGAGGCGGTGGCCTATGCCGAGCGCCACGGCATCCCGTTCCGACTGCACGAGCCGCAAGAACCGCCGGTCATCATCAAGGCCTACGCCGACAACTTCGCCCCCAACCGCAAGCAGTCCTGGACGCACTGA
- a CDS encoding glycine zipper 2TM domain-containing protein translates to MSFIANLPRNAAVAAAALAALAAAAPASAQSYGYSQPYGYGSSYGSSSYGYGDPCVRERDGRTGAGAVIGGVLGAVAGSQVAARGRRTEGSVLGGVLGAVVGGSVGRNNSSAYCDTRAYDNRAGDYDYYGQNYGYDRYEDRAYSPPPVRYEERRYDGYDDRYAGVTGYPSGGWQDQSGCRLAESRIRLPDGRTDTRYVRTCPDQYGRYRVVD, encoded by the coding sequence ATGTCTTTCATCGCCAACCTGCCCCGCAACGCCGCCGTCGCCGCCGCCGCGCTCGCCGCCTTGGCCGCCGCCGCTCCCGCCTCGGCGCAGTCCTACGGCTACAGCCAACCTTACGGCTACGGGTCGTCCTACGGTTCGTCCAGCTACGGATACGGCGACCCGTGCGTGCGTGAACGCGACGGCCGCACAGGCGCCGGCGCTGTGATCGGCGGCGTGCTTGGCGCCGTCGCCGGTTCGCAAGTGGCGGCCCGCGGTCGTCGCACCGAAGGCAGCGTCCTGGGCGGCGTGCTCGGCGCCGTTGTTGGCGGCAGCGTCGGCCGCAACAACAGTTCCGCCTACTGCGACACCCGCGCCTACGACAATCGCGCCGGCGACTATGACTACTACGGTCAGAACTACGGCTACGACCGGTACGAAGACCGTGCCTACAGCCCGCCGCCTGTGCGCTACGAAGAGCGGCGCTATGACGGCTATGACGATCGTTACGCCGGGGTCACCGGCTACCCCTCGGGCGGCTGGCAAGATCAGTCCGGCTGCCGCTTGGCCGAAAGCCGCATCCGCCTTCCCGACGGCCGGACAGACACCCGCTACGTGCGGACCTGCCCGGACCAGTACGGCCGCTATCGCGTCGTCGATTAA
- a CDS encoding class I SAM-dependent RNA methyltransferase — protein MTATFTIDRMGHQGDGIADAVDGPVFAPGTLPGETVRGLLGEDRRLTDIQIIEPSADRRPVHSEAYAECGVAPLQHWAEEPYLAWKRSLVVETLRREGLEAKVEATVATPPATRRRLALHARRGPKGRVLLGFKARKSWRLVEITDCPVSDPRLTALLPALARVADPFLSHPKSAPTLHVTLTDTGVDVDITGVEKKSGGPSGDAAARAIAEAAAADLARLSLDGEVRMMARQPRVTFGRASVPLPPGGFLQASPQAEAVMVERTMAATKGAKLVADLFCGAGTFTFPLAEQAKVIAADSSGAAIAALKAGIGTGSGLRTIEAQARDLFRRPLSPFDLKGCEAVVFDPPRAGALEQARQIADAKAGVVVGVSCNPTSFARDARILVDAGFLLETVTPIDQFVWSTHVELVGVFRR, from the coding sequence ATGACCGCCACCTTCACGATCGACCGCATGGGCCACCAGGGCGACGGAATCGCCGACGCCGTCGACGGGCCGGTGTTCGCGCCCGGCACCCTGCCGGGCGAGACGGTGCGTGGCCTGCTGGGCGAGGATCGTCGGCTGACCGACATTCAGATCATCGAGCCCAGCGCGGATCGGCGGCCGGTGCATTCCGAAGCCTATGCCGAATGCGGGGTCGCGCCGCTGCAGCACTGGGCCGAAGAGCCCTATCTGGCTTGGAAGCGCAGCCTGGTGGTCGAGACCTTGCGCCGCGAGGGGCTGGAGGCCAAGGTCGAGGCGACCGTGGCCACGCCGCCCGCGACGCGGCGGAGGCTGGCTCTGCACGCCCGACGCGGTCCCAAGGGGCGGGTGCTGCTCGGCTTCAAGGCGCGCAAGTCCTGGCGGCTGGTGGAGATTACGGACTGCCCCGTGTCCGATCCGCGTCTGACCGCGCTGCTGCCGGCTCTGGCGCGGGTGGCAGACCCTTTCCTGAGCCACCCCAAGTCGGCCCCGACCCTGCATGTCACCCTGACCGACACGGGTGTGGACGTGGACATCACCGGGGTGGAGAAGAAGTCTGGCGGCCCCAGCGGCGACGCGGCGGCGCGGGCCATCGCCGAGGCCGCAGCCGCCGATCTGGCGCGCCTCAGCCTGGACGGCGAGGTGCGGATGATGGCGCGTCAGCCGCGCGTCACCTTCGGCCGGGCCAGCGTACCCCTGCCGCCCGGCGGTTTCCTGCAGGCCTCGCCCCAGGCGGAGGCGGTGATGGTCGAGCGGACCATGGCGGCGACCAAGGGCGCCAAGCTCGTGGCCGACCTGTTCTGCGGGGCGGGGACCTTCACCTTCCCCCTGGCCGAGCAGGCCAAGGTCATCGCCGCCGATTCGTCCGGCGCCGCCATCGCCGCCCTGAAGGCCGGCATCGGAACGGGCTCGGGCCTGCGCACCATAGAGGCCCAGGCGCGCGACCTGTTCCGCCGCCCCCTGTCGCCCTTTGACCTCAAGGGGTGTGAGGCGGTGGTGTTCGATCCGCCGCGCGCCGGGGCGCTGGAGCAGGCACGCCAAATCGCGGACGCCAAGGCCGGCGTGGTGGTCGGCGTCTCGTGCAATCCGACCAGTTTCGCACGCGACGCCCGCATTCTGGTCGACGCCGGATTCCTTCTCGAGACTGTCACGCCCATCGATCAGTTCGTCTGGTCGACCCACGTCGAACTCGTCGGGGTGTTCCGCCGCTAG
- a CDS encoding NAD(P)/FAD-dependent oxidoreductase translates to MKRKPLDNHDIVIIGGGTGGLELAARLGRRLGRREGRRRVTLIDRSVFHLWKPSLHEVAAGSLDSHQEGLSYPLLSRRNHFRFVLGDLIGLDAEARAVTLAEIRDDDGEVLVPPRTLGFQTLVLATGSGSNLFDTPGAADHAHLLEDVADAEAFHRRLTTALLAAAVSDERILRIAIVGAGATGVELSTELLEGHGELVAGLSGDQAFQMKVTIVEAAPRILGGLPEKVAAKAARALTERGIDLMTDAEVQRVTAQGLETSQGAVSADLVVWAAGVKATDFNAELGLETGKLNQFVTDDRLRTSAPHIYALGDCAQTPGPGGKPVPARAQAASQQAQYLSRALLDPGLDKPFVYRDRGSLVSLGDDQGVGSLMGGLGGSNFLIEGLLAKWAYMALHLDHHRSILGVPRTALLALSRLLHRRVSGRLKLH, encoded by the coding sequence GTGAAGCGCAAGCCGTTGGACAACCATGACATCGTCATCATCGGCGGCGGCACCGGCGGGCTTGAGCTTGCGGCGCGGCTCGGCCGCAGGCTGGGGCGGCGCGAAGGGCGGCGGCGCGTCACCCTGATCGACCGCTCGGTCTTTCACCTGTGGAAGCCCAGTCTGCACGAGGTCGCGGCCGGATCGCTGGATTCGCATCAGGAGGGGCTGTCCTATCCGCTGCTGAGCCGTCGCAATCATTTCCGCTTCGTGCTGGGCGACCTGATCGGCCTGGACGCCGAGGCGCGCGCGGTCACCCTGGCGGAGATCCGCGACGACGACGGCGAGGTGCTGGTCCCGCCGCGCACCCTCGGGTTTCAGACCCTGGTGCTGGCCACCGGCTCGGGCTCCAACCTGTTCGATACGCCCGGCGCGGCCGACCACGCCCACCTGCTGGAAGACGTCGCCGACGCCGAGGCCTTTCATCGCCGGCTGACCACCGCCCTGCTGGCCGCCGCCGTGTCGGACGAGCGCATCCTGCGCATCGCCATCGTCGGCGCGGGCGCCACGGGGGTCGAGCTGTCCACCGAACTGCTGGAGGGTCACGGCGAACTGGTCGCCGGCCTGTCGGGCGACCAGGCCTTCCAGATGAAGGTCACCATCGTCGAGGCGGCGCCGCGCATCCTGGGCGGTCTGCCGGAAAAGGTCGCCGCCAAGGCCGCCCGCGCCCTGACCGAGCGTGGCATCGACCTGATGACCGACGCGGAGGTTCAGCGCGTCACCGCTCAGGGGCTGGAGACCTCGCAAGGCGCTGTATCCGCCGACCTCGTCGTCTGGGCGGCCGGGGTGAAGGCGACGGACTTCAACGCCGAGCTTGGACTCGAAACCGGCAAGCTGAACCAGTTCGTCACCGACGACCGCCTGCGCACCTCGGCGCCGCACATCTATGCGCTCGGCGACTGCGCCCAGACGCCCGGCCCCGGTGGCAAGCCCGTGCCCGCCCGCGCCCAGGCCGCCAGCCAGCAGGCGCAGTATCTCAGCCGCGCCCTGCTCGACCCCGGCCTGGACAAGCCCTTCGTCTATCGTGACCGGGGCTCGCTGGTGTCGCTGGGCGACGACCAGGGCGTCGGCTCGCTGATGGGCGGGCTGGGCGGCTCGAACTTCCTGATCGAGGGCCTATTGGCCAAGTGGGCCTATATGGCGCTGCACCTGGACCACCACCGCTCGATCCTGGGCGTTCCCCGGACGGCGCTGCTGGCCCTGTCGCGCCTGCTGCACCGCCGCGTCTCGGGACGGCTGAAGCTGCACTAG